A segment of the Symmachiella macrocystis genome:
AGGCCTGCAGCCATACGGGCGAGGGGTCCTTTTCCAACAGCACTTCGACAATACGATTCGATCCCGGGGTGGCTTCGCGCATATCCCCTTCGAGTTCGATATTGCCCACAAACACTTGGCTCCGTAGCTCGTCAGCCGTGGGATACCCCGGAGCGTGTTGTTTGAGCAGTGGGTAAACCGCTTCATAAGCGGCGAGTTGCTCGTCCAACCAGGAGATTTCATTCCACTTGTGGCCGGGTTGCTGTGTATTGCCTTTCCAGTGGTGTTTCGAACTGGAATGAATGAGTCCGCGGATATCCCAATCATTGGCGTACAACAAGAAGCGGTTCATCGAACAGCGATCGTCCACTTCGCCATCGGTCGTCACAATCACCCGCGGACGCTCGATGGCCTCCGCTGCTGAGGCAGCCGCCGTGACCGCCAGGAAAACTAGGGTGGCCGCAAGACCCATCGCTCCACATTTGTTCATCTCTGTAACCTTTAAGAGTAACTGAGCAGGAAAGTCCAAAATAACCACAGCAGTTGCTGCTTGTGATCCATCGGTGTTTGATCAATAATTTAGATGGTATTATCGAGGATTGCGACCTGAGCCGCTAGATCCGTAGATCACATTTCTGAGCGAGATTTGTTTCCCTCGATGGCAACGTCCCCTCATCGTCGCCCCAGTGGCAAAAACACATCGTGCCAATCACTCACACAGATCGGGACTTCAAGTTCCAAATAAGGGAAGATCATGCAAGACAATCCCGTGAAACGAAAATTAGCTTCCGGCGACTTTTCACTCGGCACGTTTGTTTTTGAATTCAATACGACCGGAGTCGCCCGCATCGCTGCTGAAGCCGGGGCGGAATTTATTGTCTTCGATATGGAGCATACCGGCTGGAGTGTCGAGTCGATCCGTATGTTGATGGCGACCACGCCCGACGGAACAGTCCCGATCGTCCGCGTACCAGTCACGGAATATCACTTCATCGCGCGGATCTTTGATATGGGCGCGATGGGGGTCATGGTGCCGATGGTGGAAACGGCCGAACAGGCGGAATTGATTGTCCGCAGCGCGAAGTATCCCCCCGCCGGCCGCCGCGGAGCTGCGTTTGGCGTTGCCCACGACGACTACCAAGGCGGTGATATCGTTGAAAAAATGAACAGCGCCAATTCTCAACAGCATCTGATTGCCCAAATCGAAACAGCAACGGGCGTTGAGAACGTCGATGCGATCGCAGCTGTGCCGGGCATCGACGTATTGTGGATTGGTCATTTCGACCTCTCGAATTCACTGGGAATTCCCGCGCAATTCGATCATCCCCAATTCAAATCCGCTGTGAGTCGCGTACTCGAAGCCGCCCACAAACATGGCAAGATCGGCGGCTTCATGGCGGATGGCGTGGATAATGCCAATGCGCTGATCAAACAAGGCTTTCAAATGATCGCGTTTGGCGGCGACCTCTGGATCTACCAGCAAGCGTTGGCCGACGGATTGAGTGCGGTTCGCGAACAAGCTCAATAGCTGCATGCGACTCCAAGGGAGCCTCAGTGATTCGCGACGACAGAACAACGACAATTCAGACCAGAATGAGACATCTTCGAGGTGAACGTATGCTTGCAGTGAGGTTGATACTGCTGTTTTTAGTCGCGCTCACTCAACTGGCAGTTCCCCTTGTGGCTGCGCCGCCGATCATTCCGCGTCGCCAGGACAAACCCCCCGGGCCACCGCTCTCGCCGCAAGATGCAATCGCCAAGATGATGGTTCCAGACGGCTTCACGGTCGAGTTGGTGGCATCCGAGCCGGATATCGTCAATCCCGTGGCGATGACGTTCGATGAACGCGGCCGGATTTGGATCACCGAGAGCGTGGAATACCCCCGGTCCTCCCCCGGCAAGGGCCGCGACCGCATCAAAGTCTTAGAGGATACCAACGGTGACGGCCGCGTCGACAAAACGACGGTCTTTGCCGACGGGCTGAACATTCCCTCGGGCATTGCTGTAGGATACGGCGGTGTCTGGGTGGCAAATGCGCCCGATATTCTGTTTCTCCGCGATACCGACGGCGACTTAAAAGCCGATACGACAGAGGTCGTCGTCACCGGCTTCGGTCGCGACGATACGCACGAATTGCCCAACTCTCTCACCTGGGGACCCGACGGTTATTTGTACGGCCTCAATGGCGTCTTCAATCACAGTCATGTGCGGCAAAACGGTAAGGAATTCGACTTCACCTGTGCGCTGTTCCGCATCAATCCACGGACGCGCGAATTCGAACTGTTCTGCGAAGGGACCAGCAACCCCTGGGGCGTCACCTGGGATGAGGAAGGCAGCGCGTTCATCAGCGCGTGTGTGATCGACCACCTGTGGCATCTGACCGAGACCGGTTACTACCATCGCCAAGGTGGCCCCTATCCGCCCTTCACTTGGAAACTGCAATCGATTGTCGAACACAAGCATCAAAAAGCGGCCTACTGCGGCATTCACTATTTCGACAGCGACGCCTATCCCCCGGAGTACCGCAACCGTTTGTACATGGGCAATATCCATGGCGGCTGTCTCAATGTGGATGTGTTGGAGCGGAAGGGTTCGACCTATTTCGCGTCGCCGCGCCCCGATTTCCTCACAGCTAACGATGTCTGGTTCATGCCGGTGGCACAAAAAACCGGGCCCGACGGCTGCCTGTACGTTCTCGACTGGTACGATCGCTACCATTGCTATCAGGACGCGCGCCGCGACGCGCCGGGCGTCGATCGCCTGAAAGGCAGGCTGTATCGCATTCGTTACAACAACACCCCGCGTGCCGAGTCGTTTGACATGGCAAGCGAATCGGGGGATGAGTTGATCGAGCGGTTAAGCGGACCGAACGATTATTTTCGCGGCGTGGCGCAACGACTACTCGCTGAACGAAACGATGCCACCACCAACCGCAAGCTGCAGGAGCTTTGCCGCAACAACGACGCACCACGAAAAACCCGTTTGCACGCGTTGTGGGCATTGATTGGCACCGGGGCGTTGGAGGAACCATTCCACCGCCGGTTGTTGGATCACGACGATGCCATCTTCCGCGCATGGGGCGTGCGCGCCGCTGGAAACTTTGGCGAAGTGTCCGACGATATCGACCAACGGATCGCAGTGCTGGCCAGCGACGACTCACCCGATGTTCAACTGCAAGTGGCCATCGCCGCCCCGAAGATCGACGACCTCGACACGATGCCGGTACTGTTGGACGTGCTATCGCATTGCGACAACGATCAACTGATTCCACACATCGTCTGGCAGAATCTACACCCCCGATTGGATGAGCAGCCGCAGCGGTTCATTGAGTTGCTGACGCAGCGAGATTTCCAGCAAGATCGAAACATCATGGCCTTGTTGCCGCGGCTGTTGGATCGCCTGCTGGCCGTCGAACAAGGGGGCCCGGAATCAGCGGCGCAGATCTATAGCACCCTGATCGCTCCCGACGACCAGCAAGCCGAACCTAACGATTCTCTGATTGTGCTGGCCAAGCGGATTCAAACCGGGGAATTGGCCGGCGACCGCTTATCGCGACTCCGCACAATTTTGGAACCTCGGGTGCAACCGTTACTCACGGATGACGCCATGCCGCCGCATGCTGATATCGTCGTTTTGGCTGCGTCCTGGGGTGACAAGGCATCGCTGGATATTTGCCGCCAACTTTTTGAATCAGGCGAACACCCCACGCCGGATCGAATCCGCGCGTTGGAGGTGCTTGCCTCGCAAAATGACAAGACAATCCTGCCGACCGTGCAAGGAATATTGACCGATCCGGAACGGCATGCGCAACAATTTCGCGCAGCGATCATCACCACATTGGGACAAATGCAAGATCCCGGCGTGGCGGACGTGATTCTGGCAGCATATTCCGGCTTGGAACCAGATCTGCAACCCGATGCGATTGAACGACTCACCGATCGTGGTCACTGGAGCAAAAAACTACTGACCGCCATCGACGAAAAGAAAATTCCCGCCAGTGCGATCAACGTCAACCAAGTCCGCAAGCTGCTCACCAGCCACGATAAGGAATTGGTCAAATCTGTGCGATCCGTTTGGGGCACAGTACGGACGAAACGCGATCCCAACCGTGAAAAGGTACTGGCTCAAATGCGCACCTTTCTTCGCAAAACCCCCGGCGATGCAACCGCCGGGCAGCAAGTGTTTCACAAATTGTGCGGCCAATGTCACACAATTCACGGCAAAGGGGCCGACCTTGGCCCCGATATCACCGTCAACGGTCGGGCCTCGTACGAGCAATTGCTCTCCAATGTGTTTGATCCCAGTTTGGTGATCGGCGCCGCCTACCAGGCTACGATCATCGCGACGACCAAAGGGCGTGTCGTGACGGGTCTCGTGGTGGAGGACAATGCGCAGCGAATCGTGCTCAAAGTGCAAGGCGGCAAACTGGAGACCATTCCCCGCGACCAGATCGACGAACGCATCGTGAGCAAACTCTCGATGATGCCCGAAAATTTGGAGTCTCAACTCAAGCCGCAGGAAATGGCCGACCTGTTTGAATTCCTAACACGCGCCACCCCGCCCGGCGATCCCCAGCCCCGCCATATCCCGGGGACGCCGTCGCAGAAGTGAACGCCCTCGGCACCGCGCCGGAGGGCGTGGACACCGACGCCGTTAGGGGACAAAGACAATGTTGCCGATGTCGGTGACATTGCCGGTCGGTATGCCATTGGACGCAGCGAAACTGGCCTTGTCGGCAAAACCATCCACGATGATCGATCCCCCCAGCGCTTGGAATAGCGATACCGTACCACTTCCCCCAGCAAGCACGTTGTTGGTGGCCTGCAAAGTCAGGCTGCCGCCCCCGAGCACAATGCGTTCCGCGAAGATCTCGCTGGACAGTAACGATGAAATCGTCGATCCGTCCACTGTCGCCGTCGTGGAGTCCTTTGCATAAATTCCAATCGAAGAAATCCCGATGGTCGTGATGGTGCTTGCGTTGCCGACGTTCAATACGGAGGAATCTACAATCTCGATGCCTGTTGCTGACAAACCAATGGTCGATATTAAACTTCCGTTGTCAACGAAAGGCGTCGAATCATCCTTGCTATAAATACCGTGGGCGCGGAGTCCGCTGGTGGTGACACGACTGCCATTGTCCACCATCACCCAGGCGCTGTCCTGGGTAAAGATGCCCACTGCGTCGGTGGCGGTGGTCGTAATGATACTGCCATTGTCAATCGTCAACGTCGACAAGCCACCCGCCCCGATGCCGTTGGCGAACGCACCGTGCGTTGTCACGCTGCTCAATGCGTCGATCGTCCCCGCAGCTGTCCCGTTCAAATAGACACCCAATGCCAAGTCGGCATGTGTCGTAATACTGCTCAGATTGTCGACGAGCAGCGTCGAGCCATCCGCTGCCGAAATACCATGTGCGGAGATTCCGTTGGTGGTAATGCTACTGCTGTTGTCGACCGTCACCCAGGCGGTGTTGTAGGCGAAGATGCCATGTGAATCCAAGCCGTTGGTGGTAATGCTGCTGCCGTTGTCGACCGTCAGCGTCGACCCGCCTCCTATGATGGCGCCATAGGCACCTACGCCGGCGGTATTGATTGAACTAGCATGGTCAACCGTGATCGTGGAGGCATCGAACGCATTGATGCCGAAGGCACCAACCCCCAGGGTATTGACGGCCCCCCCGTTGTCGACGAGTACCACCGAAGTATCAGTGGCAACGATACCGTGCGAACCCAACCCGTTTGTGGTGACTCGACTTCCATTGTCGATTGTGACTTCGGACGTATCATCAGCCGTAACGCCAAAGGCAATCGCCCCGGTAGTGGTGATCCAACTGCCATTGTCAACTGTAGCGGCCGAGGCGTCCTCTAAAAAGACGCCAAAGGCACCGCCGCCAGAGGTATTCACGCGGCTTTCGTTGTCGACGATCAACGTCGAAACTTCAATCGCCTGGAGACCATGGGCGTCGATTCCCAAGGTCGTGATGATACTGTTGTTATCCACCGTGACCCACGAGGAATCCTCCGCAAAAATACCGACCGCTTCTAATCCCAATGTGTTAATTTCACTGGTATGGTCAACAGTGACCGTTGTGTTGTCGATCGCACTGATACCAAATGCACCAATCCCGATCGTGTTGATGCGACTTCCGTTATCCACCGTCACCACCGAAGTGTCGACGGCAATAATGCCGTGCGAACCCAACCCAGCCGTGTTCACACGACTGCTGCGGTCTACTGTCAATTCCGAAGAGTTCTCAGCAACGACGCCGTAAGCGGCGGCTCCCAACGTGTTGATTTGGCTCGAGCGGTCGATGGTCGCGGTTGAGGAATCGTGCAAATAGACGCCGAACGCTCCCCCGCCGCCGGTCTCCACCCGACTGCTATTGTCGACTGTCAACGCCGAGGTGTCTGTCATGACAACACCATGAGCATCAATCCCGACGGTGGTGACCAAACTGCCGTTGTCAATTCTCGCCCAGGATGTGTCATCCCCAAAAATGCCGAGTCCCCGCAGTCCCACGGTCGTCACTTCACTACCGTTGTCAATCACCGCACTGGACGAATCATCCAGGAAGATACCGAGCGAATCGACTCCCTTGGACTTGATACGACTATTATTGTCCACAAGGAGTGTGGAGGAACTCACCGCATGGATACCGTCAGCCAATCCAGCATTGGTGGTCACACGACTCCCGTTATCGATCTTGATCTCCGATGAATTGTCCGCATAGATACCGTGCGCGCTCAGTCCGCGGGTAATGACACGGCTGTCATTGTCGACCGTCACCGAGGACGTATCTTCCGCGATAACGCCGTAGGCACTAACGCCTGTAGTGGTGACAATACTCATGTGATCAATTTTGGCCGACGAGCCATCTTCCAAAAAGACCCCGTACGCTCCGAGACCGGCTGTGTTGATTTTGCTGTCATTATCAACGATCAACTCCGACGAGTCCGTCGCATAAACACCGTAGGCATCGAGACCCAATGTGTTGATTTCGCTACCGTTATCAACAGTTGCCTTTGAGGAATCCTCCAACCAGATGCCCAAAGCATCGGCTCCCACTGTGTTGATGCGACTTCCGTTGTCGACGGTCAGTCGCGAGGAACCTACCGCCTGGAGACCATCCGACAAGATTCCAGCGGTCGTAACGCGACTGCCGTTGTCGATGCGGACCGTTGAGAAGTTGTCCGCAAAAACCCCCTGTGAATCGACACCCGCGGTTTCGATTGTACTCCCATGGTTGACCACCACTTTGGAGGAATCCTCGGCCAGAATACCGTAGGCTTCGCCGCCCTTCGTAATGATTTCGCTACCGTTGTCGATGGTCACCTTGGAGGAGTCCGCTGCACGGACACCGTGCGTAAAGCCACCGAAGGTGGTGATCCGACTGGCGTTGTCGACTGTTGCCGTCGAAGATCCCACCGTTTCGATGCCGTGCGCAAACACTCCGAGAGTCGAGATCCGACTTGCTCCATCGACGGACACCCGGGAGGAGTCTTCGGCATAGATACCGTGGGCATCAAGTCCCGCGGTGGACACCGTGCTGCCACCGTCGAGGGTCACCCAGGAGTTGTCATCCGCAAAAATACCGTGAACTTCGATGCCCAAGGTTTCAATGTTACTTTTGTTACCAATCGTGACCGATGAGGAATCCACCGCAAAAACACCATAGGCCTCGAGTCCAGTCGTCTTGATATTATTGCTGCTATTGAAGATCAACGAAGAGGAATCTTGCACATAGGCACCATAGGCTCTGGCTCCCAAGGCGGTGATGTTCGTGTTCTCACCCGCAGTCACCGATGAGTTGCCAGTCAGATAAATCCCTTCGACGCTGTCCCCTGTTGTGTGGATCGTTACGTTATCGACCAACGCGTTTGCGGCATGGTTTCCAATGATGGCCGCTCCGGACTGCGGATCGTTGATCGTGAAATTCGTCGCCCACGTGTTGCTGGCCAACGCGACCGAGGGTCCCATCGAATTCTGAAAAATCGGAATCGCTCCGCCCGAACCATTGCCCGCCGGCAGCGTTACAAAGCCCAATTGCAACGTATCGATTTCATAAACCGCACCCCCACCTTCGCCCAACAAACGTTGGCGGTCCCGCAGTCGCAACGTCCCTTGGCCGTCAAAAGTGCTATCGGAGTACAGGTAAACAATGTCGTTGACTTTCGAAACCGGTAACACGCCACTCACATCATTGAGCGGATCCTCATACGTACCATCCCCCCCATTCGCCGCGGCACTGTTGACGTGCACGATCCGCAGGTCGGTTCCATCGGGGTTTTTCAGACGCTCTTCTAAATCGATGGGACCGGCGTCGATCGTCCCCCGCGCGACAGTAATCACCGATTTTCGGTAGACCGGATCATCCATACGATCGCGAACCACATCGCGATACATGGGCCGATCTCGTTTGAACAAATCGGAATAGATCGTCATGCCAAACACGACCTGCGTTTTGAAAAAGCGGTCGTGTTGAATTCCCAGGTTCACATCGATGCTGTTGGAGAAATTGGCGTTCAACCGCCCCGTGATGCCGGGCGCGTCTTGCAGGCTCGGATTATCGTAATAGTAACCGCCGACATACCCGCTGAGCACACCCCAATTGATCTGGTCGTCCGTCAATGGGCCCCCGACCTCGAAGTCGACGCCACGTAACGACTGCTCGATTTCAGACTCTTGCCCGTACGTGCCGCCGTACAGCAAAAAGTAATCCTGGAACCGCAACATCGGCGACCCACCGCCGACGATCCCGGTCGAATACGTCGAGAGGACTGTCCGATCGTGACTGATGGGCATGTAAAAGTTGTTGCGAAATTGCAACTCATCAAAAAACAACTCCCAGCCAAAGCCCATCTGGCGGTAAGTCGCATAGGGAGTCTGACGCTGGTCGGTGAAGACGTTGAGTCCCCAGACAACATCGGCACCTTCGAGGTAGCCGCGCAGACCACCACCGAGATTGTAGCCGAGATCGGAGTTTTCGTCGGCTAAGAGTCGCGTGTCAAAGAAGAACAACCGTTCTTCGTCGCCAAAAGGAATGAAGGCGCGCAGGTCGGAATAATTGTCATCGACACCATTCTGCCGCGTCTGCCCATGAAGACCGATGCGCGGCCCAAAGCTTTGCGCTGACGCATCC
Coding sequences within it:
- a CDS encoding HpcH/HpaI aldolase family protein; its protein translation is MQDNPVKRKLASGDFSLGTFVFEFNTTGVARIAAEAGAEFIVFDMEHTGWSVESIRMLMATTPDGTVPIVRVPVTEYHFIARIFDMGAMGVMVPMVETAEQAELIVRSAKYPPAGRRGAAFGVAHDDYQGGDIVEKMNSANSQQHLIAQIETATGVENVDAIAAVPGIDVLWIGHFDLSNSLGIPAQFDHPQFKSAVSRVLEAAHKHGKIGGFMADGVDNANALIKQGFQMIAFGGDLWIYQQALADGLSAVREQAQ
- a CDS encoding inverse autotransporter beta domain-containing protein — its product is MRGLFICEFFVKDDKMLRVVRPYRSTVAVGCGLFLLIVLTATQDASAQSFGPRIGLHGQTRQNGVDDNYSDLRAFIPFGDEERLFFFDTRLLADENSDLGYNLGGGLRGYLEGADVVWGLNVFTDQRQTPYATYRQMGFGWELFFDELQFRNNFYMPISHDRTVLSTYSTGIVGGGSPMLRFQDYFLLYGGTYGQESEIEQSLRGVDFEVGGPLTDDQINWGVLSGYVGGYYYDNPSLQDAPGITGRLNANFSNSIDVNLGIQHDRFFKTQVVFGMTIYSDLFKRDRPMYRDVVRDRMDDPVYRKSVITVARGTIDAGPIDLEERLKNPDGTDLRIVHVNSAAANGGDGTYEDPLNDVSGVLPVSKVNDIVYLYSDSTFDGQGTLRLRDRQRLLGEGGGAVYEIDTLQLGFVTLPAGNGSGGAIPIFQNSMGPSVALASNTWATNFTINDPQSGAAIIGNHAANALVDNVTIHTTGDSVEGIYLTGNSSVTAGENTNITALGARAYGAYVQDSSSLIFNSSNNIKTTGLEAYGVFAVDSSSVTIGNKSNIETLGIEVHGIFADDNSWVTLDGGSTVSTAGLDAHGIYAEDSSRVSVDGASRISTLGVFAHGIETVGSSTATVDNASRITTFGGFTHGVRAADSSKVTIDNGSEIITKGGEAYGILAEDSSKVVVNHGSTIETAGVDSQGVFADNFSTVRIDNGSRVTTAGILSDGLQAVGSSRLTVDNGSRINTVGADALGIWLEDSSKATVDNGSEINTLGLDAYGVYATDSSELIVDNDSKINTAGLGAYGVFLEDGSSAKIDHMSIVTTTGVSAYGVIAEDTSSVTVDNDSRVITRGLSAHGIYADNSSEIKIDNGSRVTTNAGLADGIHAVSSSTLLVDNNSRIKSKGVDSLGIFLDDSSSAVIDNGSEVTTVGLRGLGIFGDDTSWARIDNGSLVTTVGIDAHGVVMTDTSALTVDNSSRVETGGGGAFGVYLHDSSTATIDRSSQINTLGAAAYGVVAENSSELTVDRSSRVNTAGLGSHGIIAVDTSVVTVDNGSRINTIGIGAFGISAIDNTTVTVDHTSEINTLGLEAVGIFAEDSSWVTVDNNSIITTLGIDAHGLQAIEVSTLIVDNESRVNTSGGGAFGVFLEDASAATVDNGSWITTTGAIAFGVTADDTSEVTIDNGSRVTTNGLGSHGIVATDTSVVLVDNGGAVNTLGVGAFGINAFDASTITVDHASSINTAGVGAYGAIIGGGSTLTVDNGSSITTNGLDSHGIFAYNTAWVTVDNSSSITTNGISAHGISAADGSTLLVDNLSSITTHADLALGVYLNGTAAGTIDALSSVTTHGAFANGIGAGGLSTLTIDNGSIITTTATDAVGIFTQDSAWVMVDNGSRVTTSGLRAHGIYSKDDSTPFVDNGSLISTIGLSATGIEIVDSSVLNVGNASTITTIGISSIGIYAKDSTTATVDGSTISSLLSSEIFAERIVLGGGSLTLQATNNVLAGGSGTVSLFQALGGSIIVDGFADKASFAASNGIPTGNVTDIGNIVFVP
- a CDS encoding PVC-type heme-binding CxxCH protein, translating into MLAVRLILLFLVALTQLAVPLVAAPPIIPRRQDKPPGPPLSPQDAIAKMMVPDGFTVELVASEPDIVNPVAMTFDERGRIWITESVEYPRSSPGKGRDRIKVLEDTNGDGRVDKTTVFADGLNIPSGIAVGYGGVWVANAPDILFLRDTDGDLKADTTEVVVTGFGRDDTHELPNSLTWGPDGYLYGLNGVFNHSHVRQNGKEFDFTCALFRINPRTREFELFCEGTSNPWGVTWDEEGSAFISACVIDHLWHLTETGYYHRQGGPYPPFTWKLQSIVEHKHQKAAYCGIHYFDSDAYPPEYRNRLYMGNIHGGCLNVDVLERKGSTYFASPRPDFLTANDVWFMPVAQKTGPDGCLYVLDWYDRYHCYQDARRDAPGVDRLKGRLYRIRYNNTPRAESFDMASESGDELIERLSGPNDYFRGVAQRLLAERNDATTNRKLQELCRNNDAPRKTRLHALWALIGTGALEEPFHRRLLDHDDAIFRAWGVRAAGNFGEVSDDIDQRIAVLASDDSPDVQLQVAIAAPKIDDLDTMPVLLDVLSHCDNDQLIPHIVWQNLHPRLDEQPQRFIELLTQRDFQQDRNIMALLPRLLDRLLAVEQGGPESAAQIYSTLIAPDDQQAEPNDSLIVLAKRIQTGELAGDRLSRLRTILEPRVQPLLTDDAMPPHADIVVLAASWGDKASLDICRQLFESGEHPTPDRIRALEVLASQNDKTILPTVQGILTDPERHAQQFRAAIITTLGQMQDPGVADVILAAYSGLEPDLQPDAIERLTDRGHWSKKLLTAIDEKKIPASAINVNQVRKLLTSHDKELVKSVRSVWGTVRTKRDPNREKVLAQMRTFLRKTPGDATAGQQVFHKLCGQCHTIHGKGADLGPDITVNGRASYEQLLSNVFDPSLVIGAAYQATIIATTKGRVVTGLVVEDNAQRIVLKVQGGKLETIPRDQIDERIVSKLSMMPENLESQLKPQEMADLFEFLTRATPPGDPQPRHIPGTPSQK